AATAGTGGGATGAATCTGTTAAGATatgcatagatacatgtattgcatgTATGTAGCACGCCCTCACAAGGCCAAGAAATTTCCTTATCTTGCAacttattgaccaatcagaaggTGCCTTTCATACCAGCCACTCAGAAGTGGTGGCTTCATATACACATTAAATTggcaaaaaaaagagaagaatttTGTATCTGAATCACTGTATGACTCACCTCTGCAAATATACTGAATGCTTCGAGCGCTTTTTGATGTATCATGGCATTACTATCAGATAGAACTTCTGAAAACAAATGTGgaagtttgttgagaatttcATCCTGCtgtagaaagaaagaaacaaaataaaaggaCAAGTTACATCAGGAGTAATGATTTCCTCATATGTGCTTCAATATTAATAGCCATATTAATCTATTAAGGTTCGAGTCCATGCAAAAActagaaaaaattacaaaattaacttttttggGGAAATGACTTCCAACCATCTCATTTATCATTGTATGCAACCCAAATGAATGTAGTAAACATATCAATTAGCAACTGTGGAAATGTGTGAAAAGGTCACAAAAGAGTTCACAAATGCCCCCACCCCCCCCAGCCAtcatccacccccccccccccccccccctcacaatTGACTTAACCCCATGCCCTCTTCTTCTTGTCATATTATCAATTCAAAAGTACCCAGTAGTAAACAGATCAAATaactaatgtgaaaacctgtGTCTTGTGGTCACGGAAAAGAAGATCACcagtccctccccctcccctaacaacaacaacaacaacaacaacaacaacaacaacaacaacaacaacaacaacaacaacaatgatatatTTACCTCATGTGGTTGTGGAACTATCTTCTTCCTAAAATTTCTGAGGAAATCTGTGACAGCCAACCTGAAGACAACCGATGGAGAAGTTGACAGTCCTCTCAGTAAACATGTTATGATCTGTACAGATAAAGTGAACAATAATACATATTAAAGTTTCAaaactcttcttttttttttatttggaaaaGAAAGACGCATAAGCATTCAAAAACTGGATCAAACTATCCTGCATAATCCATAGTTTAGACGGTAACTGTACAAAAAATGAACAAAGACTGCAACAATAAGTATGATAAAACATACTCTAGATCACGGAATAGCTTATATTGGATtgaaaaatttgttgttgtgggtgACCGCAATAACATATTTCTCAGTCTACACTGCTAGCTGAACTGTACATGCCATGATTTACAGACTCTCTTTAATCGGagtatctttgtaatatatgaaaGCTAGTAAAAAGTGAAGAAACACAATAAAAAAACAGTGAATGATTATAGATTGAAAGATTCATCCGTGTTTGTGCTCCTCATTGCTGTTGCATAAAAACAGCTATGTGGATAGTCAAGCTGCTAGACCCCTTGGGCTTATATATTCTGCTTACTGTCAAGGTGACCAAATgttgccactgagggcgctagcTGCACCCAGACCGAGGTATGCGTTACCTGTGAGCTTTATTCCAGCAACCTCCAAGGTCTTACTACAATACTACTATTTGGACAAATCTTGTTGTCTATAAATGATCAAAACACATATCTGTACATTACCTGTGATAACTCAGCTGACTGTAAAAGTGGTAAAACCCATGACGATAAGACTATCAGACAGTATATGGCATGATTTGATGAGATCTTGTCTATAGGTAATACTgtccataatttacatataacttCAATTGTTGATGTCTGTAGTTGACTAGATAGTGGCAGTGATGTAGGTATTGAATCTTGGTATATATTACACAGTAATCTCAGGTATGTTCTCTGGAATATACACAAAGAATAGAGGGTAATTAGTCAGTAGACAGTGTGTATACTAACAAGAAAACTGGCAActaacaccccccccctcccacacacacacacacacacacacacacacactattttgCCTTTACTGGTTCCATACGCAAGCACAGCTGCAACTATTGATGCTTGCAATTGACTAGACAgtgatagtgatagtgataAAGACATAGCATCTTggtatattacattgtaaaatcaggtatgttctttgaaatatacactatatacattatatcaacCCTGCTATTGCAGACCTAATGTGTGTGGGTGATTCTATCCATGGTGTATCTGTTCTACACTACCGTATACTGTATCACTTTCACAACTTACCAATTTAACTAAAGCTGACTTAGTCTGTGTGGGTGATTCTATCCATGTTTGTATACTTTCTACACTGTACCGAGTCACTTGTTCACAAATCACCTGTTGTAACACAGGATATGGAAATGCTGAGAGTGGTAGATGTGTCCAAATATGACTGTACTTGTCTGGTGGGTACTTCTCTATAAATTCAttctgagaaaaaaaatagaGTACTTAGTAAGACACAGTAAATAGAGTAAGACATTGATATGGAGTGtttcaaatataaataacatactAAGGTTTACTCAGGTGATGGTAATTGTGTAGTTATTGTATATGACTGAATGAGTATTATGAATGTACCATAGTATTACTGTCAAGAATCATATTCAAACTCTTATGCATCATATTCAAACTTCTGACCAGACTTTCATCAACCTACTTATCAGACATAATTCAACTCAAGCCAACTCCCCTGACACTCTGCTTTGTCCATAAATATTTATTGCATAAACCCAATTCCAGACTGCTGTTGTGTAGTGGGCATGCTTTCTTTGTGCCATACCCCCTTCGATGAAATAAACTACCATAGCTATTTACTATTTGACCAAAAACCTACCACTGACAATTTCAGGAAGAATTTTAACAATCAATCTATTCTCAAGAGCCTTCTAAATGTATAGcactttcaagtttacattACACACTAGGCAACTAACATTTTAGAAATTGATCAGTTGATTGATTCTGTTTTGCTCAACTTGAACAAACAATTACCATCACCCTCTCTGGTAGAGAGAGATTTACCCctccctggtagaaagaggatttaTTAAGATGGATTCTATATTTTCAGACTTTAGCCTGATAAATTTTGTGATTTCTGTTATTACTGACATACAAGTACTCCACCTACCTGATAGTGTTGGTCCATTAAAGATACCAATCTCTTGTTAAGTGTAGTGAtgtttgcatacaatgtattggTATTGTATGGCAGTGTAGATAACAGACCAACTAGTAGATCCACATAGTGGGAAACAAGTGATGGAGAACCACTTCTATACATGGAATGAAATTGAACATGGAAACAtatgattgactgattgatacagacaacttgaaaaatcaccatatataaaatatcattCACAGAAAATTTGTACAGAGTTTCAActgaaaatgtagcaatgagtTCTTTTACATATGCAGAAAAATACACTCACATTCACTCGAATGGAAAGTAAAGGTTAAGAGTTACTATGGGTAAAATTAATGTTATCTATACTGTAAGTATGCTACATGGCTTAAAATGGCCCTATAGATGAGGATGTGATATTTATCTTAGattgttaatttataaaacaattttatcatgacatcctacttgaacaatcaatatgaaacagcatatgccaagtctttgtttgtagctcaataaatggcaaatgCTTAATAAACGTATAAAATCctgttttagctttttgcaatgtattgagttacaaacaaagactttgcatgtgttgtttcatattgatttttcaagtaggaagccatgataaagttgttttgtaaattaaaaatccaaaataaatacccaatcctcatccatatggccactttaacatttAGGCTTAAAGTATACATTGACTATCACTTCATCTCACAGCAAAGGAAAAAAGTTATGTCTGATTGTATTTCGTTTCTTATACAAAACAgtataaaaaagtaaaaataaacataaGGTCTATAAAACACTTTTACTCTATCTGTAGCAATCCTTAAGTCCTTGTATATCTGACTTTTATGTCATAagtaacaataacaaaacaaacctcaacaaaatatacatctaTAAGCATTAATACCTTGCAATAAAGCACCATACATCCATTGCTAACAAGGCAGGATACAAATCTATGGACAGGACATGTTCCAGTAAGTTGTTCTCAACTATACTGAAATACGTTGATGGTAATGAAGCAACCATTGTACACAGGTGTACACATATATGTTGGTATAGACTGACTTCTCTGTATGGCCTGCCATCACACATCAAACCAGGGACTTGTACAGGTAGACTTAACTCTATGTAACCTGAAATAAGTATAGGTACATCAAAATAGTTTTCTGAATAAGGTACAATGAATGCAAAGCCCTATTGTGATTTCTGAACACCTTCTTGATAAATGAAATTACACTCCAAACAATGCAATTTATATAATAGTACAAAAACAGTATTAAAACAGCCACAGGGGAAATGTAGACACTTTGACCAAATATTTCCATGATTCTTCAGATACTTACATTTCTTAACAGATGTAAATACTGTCTTTATAATATCGTCTCTGTGGTCATCTTCTGGTAGATTTGTAGGTTTCATCCACAAGTCAATGACATCTCCTCTCTGACTTGAAAGTTCTTTGACAACTTGGATCAACAACATACAGTGTGGAAAATACCACTCTGGAGGCAGACCTGTAGAGTAGAACAAATAAGATAACAACTTGGAAAACTTTATCTATCTGTTCGTGTttgtcaatctgtgtgtgtgtctttctgtctgtctgtctgtctgtctgtctgtctgtctgtctgcctgcctgcctgtctgtctgtctgtctgtctgtcaatctgtgtctgtctctgtcaaactatgtgtgtgcacgtgtctgtctgtctctgtctgtctgtgtctgtctgtgtctgtcaatctgtgtgtgtgtgtctgtctgtcaatctgtgtgtgcatgtgaatgtctgtctgcctttatgtctgcctatctgtctgtctttgtctttctGTCTAATATCTATGTCCCTCTAGTGTATTACTTGATCAGATGAACGCTATAAGACTGCAGATGagattactttttttttttacatacaaatCCATCATTTGCTATTTGACCAATATAGGGTCTTTCCTTACATGGTAACTCCTTGTACACTACAATCTTGAAACAAATGTCTATTAGGTGCAGCCAAGGTCTTCAGACAGCACCAGGAATCTTATGTATACACTGAGACCTTCAAAATTATTAGTATTGTTACCTCTGAACTTTACATGATTTGGTTTAAGAATTCATTGCTTGACTGATTATTGACTGTTGATAGATTCCTTAATTGGCTGATTGATTAATTTAATgattggctgactgactgattgattgtttgGTTATCTGACTACTTGATTTACTGATTAATACACAAAATGACCAATGGAtagagtgactgactgactgattgactaatagattgatcaattgactgcCAGACTaactgattaattaattaattaattaattaattaattaattaattaattaattaactgtTTTCGTCTTGCGGCAGATCTCATGAGATCCTGTGAgccattgcatccatagcaaccacttgAGGGcagtcaagctgaaagtgtcaaacactTAGAAACACTATTGTTTTCAACATCATCGCAAATGGCTATGGCGAAAGCTTGACTACAATCTGTcaatcacatgtttgacaaccattgttgctaggcatatttgaatATCTCGTAAGATTTGCAATGAGATGTAAAACCCCTTATTGACTGTGAGGTTTTTTTAACCAATTCATTTCTGCTTCACACCTTCTACTTCAGCCAACATAATTATTTCTATTATTATGGAGATTATAAGGTACACTGATAGCTGTAGAGACCCAGTAACTGTGAGAACAATCAGGTTCATGTAAGGTCACATTATTGCCTCTAGCACAACTGAATTCCTGCCTGGAATATACCCACACAACTTCAGAAGGCAGTTGTGTTGAGTGGGGGAGGATTTGAATTGACAGTCTTATTGATTCAAGCAATGGCACCTTTGAAGAATTCATTCGGTTTCAAAAGTGAAAAGAAAAGTTACAACAAAGGCTTGTATACTACAACCTACATTTACTGTCTGAGACCACCTATCTGACTTCATATATGGTTGAGTACAAAGAAACCCAAAGAATAAAAACTCATGTGACCAgtaacaaacacaaacataggTGGTCATATTCCAtgcatgtataatatattagaGGTGGTAATAAACCATTCTAGGAATTATTACTCATTTGAGAGATAGACACAGCCAAGTGAGCAAGATGGCGACTGCTGCTGCCCCTGACTCTGACAAGATTCTGGACAAAATTGATGACCATTTACTGTCTTGTTCTATATGTCTTGAGCAGTACAAGAACCCTAAGACTCTACCATGTcttcatacattttgtgaacaaTGTCTGGTTACACTTGTTGAAAAGAAGAAAGGGGTGTTGTCCTGCCCAACCTGTTCTACACTTTGTCCTCTACCAAGTGGAGTGTCTGGCTTGAAAGCTAACTTCTTTATCAACTCTCTGATGGAGATTGTAAAGCAAGGACCAATAGAAGTCTCCAAACCTGGAATGTGTGAAGGATGTGATGAAAATACAGCATCTCACAGGTGTGTAGACTGTTGTTTAAATTTCTGTCCCTTCTGTACCAAACCTCATAAAACTGTCCCTGCCACAAGGGGTCATAAGGTCATTGCTCTCCATGACTACGAGCAGTCAACACTAGCCACTCGTCTGACACACAACAAAGTATACTGCACTGTTCATCCTGAAAATGTTGTTAAATTCTACTGTGATACATGCCAAGTACCCGTCTGTTCAGACTGCATTGTGATCAAACATCGCATTCCTGAACATGTACATAAAGATCTGCAAGAGGCAGCTGATGACTTCACTGAACAACTGAAAGAAATGATGTCGAAAgtgaaagagaaagaaaaggaAGCCAAAAGATGTAAACAAGAAGCTGAACAGAGCAGAGATGAGTTGAAACAACAGTGTcttgatgaaaaaaagaaagttaAAAATAAAGCTGAAGCAGTCATGCAAAGAGTACAAAGGGAGGAACAAAGATTGATGGAAGAGTTAGAGGCCGAGTATAGAaggagaattaaacaaaatgagGTTCAGTTAGATGATTGGGAAATGAAACACGGAAATATTTCCAGTACCTGTAGTTACCTAGAAACACTGATGCACCATGGGAGTCCAGCTCAACTTATGTCGACAAAGCACGAATCTGTGTCATGTATCAAAGgcatggttgccatggaaacagagtTTACAAAACCAGCATCTGTGAGGTTTGAACCTGTAGATGATAATACAGAGCATGGAATGCTGGGATCGTTGAGATCGGATGCCAATATATCACAGTGTACAGTTGAAAACATTCCCAAAGGTGACTCGGTCAACTTGGTCATCAGAACCAAAGATGGTAAGGATAGGCAAGTTATGCCATGTCAAGAAGTCGGAGTCAAGGTAACAAGACCAGATGAATCACAGGAAGATGTTAAAGTCACAGATAACAGAGATGATACACATGTAGCAACCATAACTGCACCAGACATCAACAAACTGCAATTAAGTGTTACAGTGGGAGGGCAACTAATACCAGGATCAACCTTTACAATAAAGATGAGTCGACTGATTAAAACATTGGGCAGAGAGGGGAGTGGTAAAGGTGAATTCAACAGTCCCAGAAGAACAGTGCTTAGCAAACATGGAGACTTCATCACAGCTGATTCTGACAATCACAGAATTCAAATCACAAACCAGGATGGAAATTTCAAGTCAAGTTTCACATTTGCAGATCAATTTAAGAATCCATTTACACCAATGGATATAGCCATATCAGCTGATGATAAACTCTTCATGACAGACAGGGATAACAAACAGGTTGTTGTCAGTGATGAAAATGGTCACTTACTTGGATGCTTTGGGCAGAATGAATTGAAACATCCACATGGGGTAGGCATAAGTCCTGTAGATGGCGCAGTCTATGTGACAGACTGGGATGGAAAGCGTGATGGCACAGATGAAGAAGGTCACCATGTTGTAAAATACACACAAGatggtaaatatataaattcatTTGGAAAGTTTGGTAACAAGGAGGGGGAATTCCAAGGCCCCTCATCTGTTGCCATTGACAGTCATGGAACAGTGTTTGTATCTGACTATGACAATGATTACATACAAGTTTTCAATATAAACTGTCAGTTCGAGAACAAAATTGGAAGCTATGGTACCACTGATGGTAAATTTACATTTCCAACATGTGTAGATATTGACAAAGGTGGAAATCTGTATGTCAGTGATGTAGGCCATAATGCTAACTGCATACAGAAGTTTGACAGCAGTGGTAACTTTATCTGTCGTATAGACGGTGAGGAGGATAGACTGAGTTGGCCCAAAGGTATCACAGTGCTATCCAGTGGGTCTTCATGTAGACTTGCTGTTGCTGACACTGATAATCACTGCATCAAAGTATTTGCAGTGTAAGTACAGTCAGCATAACAAAGTCAAAGACTACAATTAGAGATGGAAAGAACCATCAGAGACAAAGATAAACCATAAATGCTCAGATATTGTGTGATGTACAGTAGTGATGATAATCATAGCATTGTGACATTTTCTATGCATCAATTATTATTTTGCTGTGAAAATATAGTCAGAAATACTGTAAGAAATACTCTCcacatgtgaaaataaattaacataaacaTGTGTGTTGCTGGGCTGTGCACCAAGTGGAGATCTTCACACCATTATGATTGTACTTGATAGTTGAAGTGAGAAGTCAATATGTAATGTAGGCATGTAGGCTagctttgaaaatatttcaccacTCACTTATCACCAATGTGATAACATTAGTATACTCTTAACAAATACAGTAGACAAAAACAGAGGACTAAACCTAAACCTTTGTTTGGTTGGTCAAAGTTTAAACAAAGGGTGCAGCGAACATGTCATTGATttaaattaatcaatcaatcaatcaagcaatcattcaaccaaataataaatcaattaataaatcattgattgatcgatcaatcaattacatgctcactACACCCTGTGGTTTAAATCAAAGTGTATGCTACCATTGCTTGTCACAAATACACAGACTTTATGACCAAGTTATGTATTTTttcaacagttttattttgaatttgtattaaGTTTTTGCATAACACCTGTGTTGAGCAATTTTCTAAAGTTCCTAAATTTAATGAAGGCTTCAAGTTACTTGTTCCTTATAAATTTGGAACATTTTAGAAGTAACAAATAGTTTAACCTGTTGATGATTTATAATGAAAGTTGACCATCTACAACATCTAATTGTCGTAGttaattgttattttatcagaCAGTTACAGCAGTTTTACAAAATTACAGTCTGTACACAGTAGCACTAAGAGTATAACTATAATTGCCAAcagtattttgtttatgttaaGACAGTGggaataatttattaaaaactGTCCTGAGAAGAAGTTTCAGTTGAATCTACCCAAAGTAAACATCTACACCATACTTAGTCTAGCAGCTAGACCTCGGCTGTTCTACTATTACaggtctgtgccaggggtaatatttgtaaagatttttgagcacagtgtggaAAAAAAAGCTCTGTAAACAAACATTatctttattatcattttattgtaaTCATTACCTTGATTTGACTTGGTCAGTACTTCAACAAATTGTTGTGTTGGTATCAGCATGGACACAAGTGGTTCAATGAAGACAAGTAGAGATTGTTTCATGTCTTTCATCCTAGCAGAGTTGACTGGTGTAGAATATAAACTTGGTGGTGACATACTGTAGATCAAAATAAAGTAACGGTACCATAATCACACACATGTCAATACTTTGATTTAGGTGATACACTTTCTATTTGAGAACAATTTTTTTGTGGATTCTGGGTtcatattaaaaacaaaatattgctaCCCACAGAGTCAGAAAATATAAACTTGGTGGAGACATACTGTGGATCAAATTAAAGCAATCATAATCACAAACTTGtcaatttaaaattaatatgaTCACTTTGATTTCTAACGTCCAGGTGATACACTTTCTCTACGAGAATGATTTTCTGTGGattctacaaatgtacatgtacaaaatattgcTACCCACACAGTCACAAAATATAAACTTGGTGGAAACTTACTATGGGGCAAGACGAAATAATCATAAtcacacattttcatttttcatgtacagtatgtagttTTTTGCAGCAGTCAcctgatcttttttttttcattgtaatatttatactagtgtatgagttttgagtggctagactagattagttaCAGAAACTATTTTCTAGCCTCTCGCCCGCTCTGATACAATTATGCacacattgtgtattatatgctttcaattgttatgtattatttttttgtgatgggtaaataaattacaattacaattacaattaattACAAATAGTAACTTTGGTTTGTGTGGATACCTAGGTGTTACAAGGctaaacattcattcattccaaaAATGAATGTGTATGGCCTCTGGGTTTTTAATCACAAAACGTTCCTactcagagtcaaaaaattATCCAGAGTGATCCTACCCTTGCATTGACATCCCATGGTATCATTAAAGGTTTACATGTACTAATAAAATGGGCTGACGTTACATGTCTTGCTGTATAAGACTATAAAACAAACTGAGTAACAGAGCTGAAGTGTCAACACTGGTGTCATGGTTGGGGGTCTGTTCTGATGTGAATAAATgagaaaaatgagaaaaatttTCGAttttagtcttcagctagttctcaaagactactTTTTACAAACTACTAAACCAAGTGCACTGTGTTTAGGTGCAAGAATTCATCTTtatcactacttatttttacattGTGGTGAAAATTTCTAGTTTTACAGTACTGGTTTATATATAGGTGTTTCTTACCTTAGTAAAGCAAGGATAAGTTTATATAGATCTTCATAGCATGGTCCAAGGTAACCATCAAATTCTTTCACTAAAGTCATTAGTATGTTGACAAagaatctacacactttaaacTTTCTACCAAAGATCTTGTCATTAGTGCCTTGAGATCCTGATATTTCTGTATCGCCTGCTAGTTGTAGTAAATATTCGTAGGTTGACTGGATTTCTTGACATAGTACTCTGATCATGTCAGATACCTatgaaaaataaagtaattGAGACAACTTTTGTGCTAGTCGACAAATGAAAAATGCTTACAGAGAAGGGAGGACAGACAACATCAatctcccctccccctctctgtctctctctctctgtctgtctgtctgtctctctctgtctgtctgtctgtctgtctgtctgtctgtctgtctgtctctccctctctctctctctctctctctctctctctctctctctctctctctctctctctctctctctctctctctctctctgaaattCTGAATTAGCCACTTTCATGACATCTGTGTGATCCCATCATTGtaaaaccacaggcctcttttTGATACCATCAAAGATGTATGTCAGTGGTAAAATGTGTGCTGGCTTGCGAGAATATGTGACCCACAAGGTTTACATCTAGCTGCAGAGACATACCTGGAGGTACTACATGAAAACATATTCAATCCCAAAGAAGAATTTCTAAATATCTTCAATATAACTTGTCTAGGactaatgtaaaatgtaaatctTTGTTTTTGGAAGCAGTGTTGTGACAATTATACACACTAGTTAAACAACATGTTTACAATTCAgtgtaaaaatacatttcaacatGGCATCTGAAATATACTACACTGGTGTCACATAGGGGTTATGAAAGTTGACCATTCCATGTATTCAAACAGAAATTTGGACgggtggggagggggaggggtggtTGTTAAACTCAATCAACCTTCACTGACATTCTGGACTTTTTGTACTGATACTTCAGATAACTTCTAATTACCTTCAGTCTGTCCCTCAGTATCATTTTGTTCTTTGTAGATATCTCAACCAAACTCTTCCATGTTCTTAGCAACACAGTGTCATCTACATCGCTGATAACggtacatatatcatataaccCATTACAAACTGTAAATAGAAACACAGAAATTATACAATAAAAGAATATCATGATGTGAAATAAGATAATCAACTATTACACATGTACTATTGAACAGTCTGAAACAGGTATTTAGACTTGTGATaagaaaatgtaacattttcacCAAGTAGTACTTCACCGTTTGCAGAAGTGCTGATTtaataaaattcatttttggGGGCTGAGATGAATAGACAAAAAATACAGTAGTTCTTATTGCATATTACAAGTATGGCAAGTCTACTGGGCTCAAAATTAATTTCAGAGTAGGAGCTACTCTTAATTTAACATTACTATAAAATATAATGACTTATCTCTTCTATGTACTCCACTTAATATTCAGTTTTCTGCAGCATCTATCATAGAATTAAACATACCTTGAGTTACCGTGGTAACATCATCTTCAGTGGATGACACAATTACAGCTTGCAGTAGTGTCAACAACAGTTTTTCCAATTCAAATGATTTCTTAAACAACTGACCAAGAGGTTCGGATaccaaatgaaatgtatttccATATAGTGATGTACTCTCCTTAAACGGAATAGTAGTTCAGTAGGATAGTTAGTATCAGAGGAATCTTGTAAACTTGTCATCTTGAATGTAGACTGTAAGAGAAGTTGTGTTGGCCCGCCCTCACTGGCCATTTCTTGAGAAGGGTTggccacagacaaggaagaaatgttttccttgtctgtgagtTGGCTGGCCAATGCCTGAGGGCGCACTTTGATGGCATACCTTTACAGACAATTTTTAACAGTACATTATGGGAAATATTCACACTCGGATTCAGTGAGAAAAACAATTGACAAGCAGAGCTACACAAAAAGTTCATCCAGAAAGTCCAACGTTATCCTTACGGGCTCACTGATGAGAAAAGACTAAAACCAGAGCTGGAATTCAAACAGCTTACTCTCACATCAAAGAGTAGCACAATATTAGAAATTCAAGTAGGGTTATATCACATTGAGGATAATATTAAACCAGTACTTACTTTGCAATGGTTATATGATCCTTTGACAACGTGTATGACAGTGGTTGGTAAGGACTGAACTTGTTTTAAATTGACACTGTGACTTCCATTACTACAGACATGTTGTATACATTGACATAGACAGTCTACAATGTCTAGTATCACCTATAAAATAAGTATACATGGTAGATGATTAATACATCTAGGATATAACTTATAGATGAATATATGCACTAAATACTTTTTTGACtgttcaaatttcacacacaaatTTCATTGGTTTTGGTCAATGCTAGATATATGCTGTACTGTTTCATTAGTAACTTAGTGAATtcatcaaaacatacctaaccaTTACTGTATTTCTCT
The nucleotide sequence above comes from Glandiceps talaboti chromosome 10, keGlaTala1.1, whole genome shotgun sequence. Encoded proteins:
- the LOC144441492 gene encoding FIGNL1-interacting regulator of recombination and mitosis-like, encoding MSQSSYLEDICSWDISTCKQHLSDALPKLISSFSSSNISPEKQLVILKTLTSSFLPCLEICDVEINLYSQILPQTSELFDNTLVAITTALQEHQDGRLQDTLLQCLKVILDIVDCLCQCIQHVCSNGSHSVNLKQVQSLPTTVIHVVKGSYNHCKESTSLYGNTFHLVSEPLGQLFKKSFELEKLLLTLLQAVIVSSTEDDVTTVTQVCNGLYDICTVISDVDDTVLLRTWKSLVEISTKNKMILRDRLKVSDMIRVLCQEIQSTYEYLLQLAGDTEISGSQGTNDKIFGRKFKVCRFFVNILMTLVKEFDGYLGPCYEDLYKLILALLSMSPPSLYSTPVNSARMKDMKQSLLVFIEPLVSMLIPTQQFVEVLTKSNQGLPPEWYFPHCMLLIQVVKELSSQRGDVIDLWMKPTNLPEDDHRDDIIKTVFTSVKKCYIELSLPVQVPGLMCDGRPYREVSLYQHICVHLCTMVASLPSTYFSIVENNLLEHVLSIDLYPALLAMDVWCFIARSGSPSLVSHYVDLLVGLLSTLPYNTNTLYANITTLNKRLVSLMDQHYQNEFIEKYPPDKYSHIWTHLPLSAFPYPVLQQVICEQVTRYSVESIQTWIESPTQTKSALVKLRTYLRLLCNIYQDSIPTSLPLSSQLQTSTIEVICKLWTVLPIDKISSNHAIYCLIVLSSWVLPLLQSAELSQIITCLLRGLSTSPSVVFRLAVTDFLRNFRKKIVPQPHEQDEILNKLPHLFSEVLSDSNAMIHQKALEAFSIFAEETVYEQIVPECLQKGNIQDIAVDFLSKIPFTGGMELPSDVDQLRNQHGAITQYLQSQCQQMSAVHLNQKIKTDITTSDDTSINSEPYSKRTKYDESEYSDAVHQIQQQLNKMEELQKTIPTPSWLSQELTKIQDRLNKLSNS